One region of Triticum aestivum cultivar Chinese Spring chromosome 6B, IWGSC CS RefSeq v2.1, whole genome shotgun sequence genomic DNA includes:
- the LOC123133790 gene encoding uncharacterized protein produces MALTQEEGNYCFQLPPPVVIGPDEDGVRKVIEYRIEDGMVLKVTTTTRSRSKIAAKEHRRGPGSATPPTTTPPSAHVIRTQTWSPPRKSSLIALGLAAELQEAVQWRPCFLASEMVSWFAGPARVTTGRQGAHTETFIPSWKPWMSSQNPHVKEVAPLHTFLQS; encoded by the coding sequence ATGGCGCTTACGCAGGAGGAGGGCAACTATTGCTTTCAGCTCCCGCCGCCGGTGGTCATCGGGCCCGACGAGGATGGTGTGAGAAAGGTTATCGAGTACCGCATAGAAGATGGCATGGTTTTAAAGGTGACCACGACCACCCGCTCCCGCTCTAAAATCGCCGCCAAGGAGCACCGCCGTGGGCCAGGTTCGGCGACGCCACCAACGACGACGCCACCTTCCGCTCACGTAATCCGCACCCAAACGTGGTCTCCTCCCAGGAAGTCTTCCTTGATCGCCCTGGGATTGGCAGCAGAGTTGCAAGAGGCGGTCCAGTGGCGGCCATGCTTCCTGGCGAGCGAGATGGTTTCGTGGTTTGCAGGACCTGCAAGGGTTACCACTGGACGTCAAGGTGCCCATACAGAGACCTTTATTCccagctggaagccttggatgagCAGCCAAAACCCGCATGTGAAGGAGGTCGCTCCGCTGCATACGTTCCTCCAAAGTTGA